One window of the Rubinisphaera margarita genome contains the following:
- a CDS encoding M28 family peptidase has protein sequence MKVILMSRLLLLVLCGLFAIPALAAEPDAQEQESLLLSNTRQLTFAGRRSGEGYFSADGSQLIFQSEREPGNPFFQIYVLDLETGDETRISPGSGKTTCAWIHPSGDKYLFASTHADPEAVAKQKAELQFRAEGKEKRYSWDYDPQYDLYQYDSENEEYTALTNELGYDAEGSYSPDGKLIAFASNRQAYERELTPKEKELFELDPASMMEIYIMNSDGSNVRKLTDTLGYDGGPFFSPDGQRICWRRFNENGAVAEIMTMNIDGSDVKQITDWGVMSWAPFYHPSGKYLIFTTNRLGFANFELYIVSTDGKSGPMRVTYTDGFDGLPAFSPDGEQLVWTSNRTSSNDSQLFIADWNHEAALELLGSSGLTDAEVAKSASESYRQSAADFRAADVARHVNFLCREELAGRLTGTEGERLATQYVATYFEELGLEPGGDGDSYFQKFEFTAGIDLGDSNQLTFDGEEHELHEDWRPISFSETGEFKSDQFAFAGYGIVAPGNDTYEEYDSFVHLDVKDKWVVVFRYLPEDISPEQRQYWATYASLRYKAMVARDRGAKGLIVVSGPNSQVNSQLIELRYDGSMAGTSIPVISVTDELASTLLGNAKKSLKDYQTELDSGNPVMGFAGKGKELAVTIDIKQVTKTGRNVIGILKANDLPHPLPAVLVGAHVDHLGRGGTSSSLASDKESEQIHYGADDNASGTAAMLEIAEYLSNSAKDKKLKLERDVIFVAWSGEELGLFGANHFVKELNKELEPFKNFAPKKKDGEKKEGEENPHEMEVTLRMIIAACLNMDMVGRFDKALVLQGVGSSSIWKSVIEQRNAPVGLPLTLQNDSYIPTDASVFFMNGVPILSAFTGTHEDYHTPRDTPEKINYEMAAKIARLMGLIARGLATSKTTPDYINQPRPEDQRRANLRAYLGTIPDYSASDVKGVQLSGVGKGGPADEAGIQGGDVITELAGRKIENIYDYTYAIEALKIGETVKIQLQRGDKTLNLEITPGSRD, from the coding sequence ATGAAAGTGATCCTCATGTCCCGCCTTTTGCTTCTTGTCCTCTGCGGACTGTTCGCCATTCCCGCCCTCGCAGCCGAGCCGGATGCTCAGGAACAGGAATCGCTCCTGCTCTCCAACACCCGCCAGCTGACCTTTGCCGGGCGGCGGTCCGGGGAAGGCTACTTCAGTGCCGATGGCTCCCAGCTCATCTTCCAGAGCGAACGCGAGCCGGGGAATCCGTTCTTCCAGATTTACGTCCTCGACCTCGAAACCGGTGATGAAACCCGCATCTCCCCCGGTTCCGGCAAAACAACCTGTGCCTGGATCCACCCGAGTGGAGACAAGTATCTGTTCGCTTCCACGCACGCCGATCCCGAAGCGGTCGCCAAGCAGAAAGCCGAGTTGCAGTTTCGGGCGGAAGGGAAAGAGAAGCGATATTCCTGGGACTACGATCCGCAGTACGACCTGTATCAGTACGACAGCGAGAACGAAGAGTACACCGCTCTCACTAATGAACTCGGCTACGACGCGGAAGGTTCGTATTCCCCCGATGGCAAGCTGATCGCCTTTGCTTCGAACCGGCAGGCGTATGAACGGGAGTTGACTCCGAAAGAGAAGGAGCTGTTCGAACTCGATCCGGCGTCCATGATGGAGATCTACATCATGAACTCCGACGGCTCGAATGTGCGCAAGTTGACCGATACGCTCGGCTACGATGGCGGGCCCTTCTTCTCGCCGGACGGGCAGCGGATCTGCTGGCGTCGCTTCAACGAGAACGGAGCGGTCGCCGAGATCATGACGATGAACATCGACGGCAGCGACGTGAAGCAGATCACCGACTGGGGTGTGATGTCGTGGGCTCCGTTCTACCATCCTTCCGGCAAGTACCTCATCTTCACCACAAACCGTCTCGGCTTCGCCAACTTCGAGCTCTACATCGTCTCGACGGACGGCAAGTCGGGTCCGATGCGCGTGACGTACACCGATGGCTTCGACGGACTCCCCGCCTTCAGCCCTGATGGCGAACAACTCGTGTGGACCTCGAATCGCACGAGCAGCAACGATTCTCAGCTCTTTATCGCCGACTGGAACCACGAAGCCGCGCTTGAACTGCTCGGCTCCTCCGGACTGACGGACGCCGAGGTCGCAAAGTCGGCTTCCGAAAGTTACCGACAGTCGGCTGCCGATTTCCGCGCCGCCGATGTCGCCCGACACGTCAACTTTCTCTGCCGCGAAGAACTGGCCGGCCGCCTCACCGGCACCGAAGGGGAACGGCTCGCGACACAGTATGTGGCCACGTACTTCGAAGAACTCGGCCTCGAACCGGGCGGCGATGGCGACAGCTATTTCCAGAAGTTCGAATTCACAGCCGGGATCGATCTCGGCGACAGCAATCAGCTGACCTTCGATGGTGAAGAGCACGAACTGCACGAAGACTGGCGTCCGATTTCGTTTTCCGAAACCGGTGAGTTCAAGTCGGATCAGTTCGCCTTCGCCGGCTACGGCATCGTCGCTCCCGGCAACGACACGTACGAAGAATACGACTCGTTCGTGCATCTGGATGTCAAAGACAAATGGGTCGTCGTCTTCCGCTATCTGCCGGAAGACATCAGCCCCGAACAGCGGCAGTACTGGGCTACGTATGCGTCGCTGCGATACAAGGCGATGGTCGCCCGGGATCGTGGTGCCAAGGGGCTGATTGTCGTCTCCGGACCGAACTCGCAGGTCAACAGTCAGCTGATCGAACTGCGATACGACGGATCAATGGCCGGGACGAGTATCCCCGTCATCAGCGTGACCGATGAGCTCGCCTCCACCCTGCTCGGAAACGCGAAGAAGTCGCTCAAGGATTACCAGACCGAGCTCGACTCCGGCAATCCGGTCATGGGCTTCGCGGGCAAGGGGAAGGAACTGGCCGTCACCATCGATATCAAGCAGGTGACGAAGACGGGGCGCAATGTGATCGGTATTCTCAAAGCGAATGATCTCCCGCATCCGCTCCCAGCCGTGCTCGTGGGCGCTCACGTGGACCATCTTGGTCGCGGCGGCACCTCGTCTTCACTCGCTTCCGATAAAGAGTCGGAGCAGATTCACTACGGAGCTGACGACAACGCCTCCGGCACGGCGGCCATGCTCGAGATCGCCGAGTATCTTTCCAACTCGGCCAAAGACAAGAAACTCAAGCTCGAACGCGATGTCATTTTCGTTGCCTGGTCGGGTGAGGAACTCGGCCTGTTCGGAGCGAATCACTTCGTGAAGGAGCTCAACAAGGAACTGGAGCCGTTCAAGAATTTCGCTCCCAAGAAAAAGGACGGCGAGAAGAAGGAGGGCGAAGAAAACCCGCACGAGATGGAAGTGACACTGCGGATGATCATTGCCGCCTGCCTGAACATGGACATGGTCGGCCGCTTCGATAAGGCGCTCGTCCTGCAGGGCGTCGGCTCCTCGTCGATCTGGAAGTCGGTCATCGAACAGCGGAACGCCCCGGTCGGGCTTCCGCTCACGCTGCAGAACGACAGCTACATCCCGACCGATGCCAGTGTCTTCTTCATGAACGGCGTCCCGATTCTCTCCGCCTTCACCGGCACGCACGAGGATTATCACACGCCGAGGGATACGCCGGAGAAGATCAACTACGAGATGGCCGCGAAGATCGCACGGCTCATGGGCCTGATCGCCCGAGGTCTGGCGACGAGCAAAACGACACCCGATTACATCAACCAGCCGCGGCCGGAAGATCAGCGCCGCGCCAACCTCCGCGCCTACCTCGGCACCATCCCCGATTACTCAGCCTCCGACGTGAAGGGCGTTCAACTCTCCGGCGTCGGCAAAGGCGGCCCGGCCGATGAAGCCGGCATCCAGGGAGGCGATGTCATCACCGAACTGGCCGGGAGAAAGATCGAGAACATCTACGACTACACCTACGCCATCGAAGCCCTGAAGATCGGCGAAACGGTGAAGATCCAACTCCAGCGTGGCGACAAAACTCTGAACCTGGAAATCACCCCAGGCTCCCGGGATTAA
- a CDS encoding phosphatidate phosphatase App1 family protein, with product MSLVGESLVLFPTVAHHDAMTETWLADVHGWCFNSVEEVQFQRARAAILRRTLKLDRGVPDPPFFRERALGFVVDNRKKIVVEVADRETVKLAVKSKRNGHFKSALNLALPSEELCTHTSFGSLKTSLRALRTDCDLKAAGDVYLIPPTGLSVISDIDDTIKFSNVANKSELLANTFLRPFRAIEGMAEVFQKLAARDSSFHYISATPWQMIATVSRFLGEHGFPEGSIHLRKFDLKDVTFLKKIFPSHKKKRKVIANLMERFPERRFLLFGDTGEKDPEMYGDIARRYPDQVLGICVRNVTPDPPDSLRFRRAFAEVPTKKWTVFEDAMRLESIVLPELLGRTLP from the coding sequence TTGAGCCTTGTTGGCGAGAGTCTGGTCCTGTTTCCAACAGTGGCCCATCACGATGCGATGACGGAGACGTGGCTGGCGGATGTGCACGGCTGGTGCTTCAACAGTGTCGAAGAAGTGCAGTTTCAGCGGGCACGGGCGGCGATTTTACGCCGGACTCTCAAACTGGACCGCGGCGTACCTGACCCGCCCTTTTTCCGCGAACGGGCACTCGGTTTCGTGGTCGACAATCGCAAGAAGATCGTCGTCGAAGTCGCGGATCGGGAAACGGTCAAGCTGGCCGTCAAATCGAAGCGGAACGGGCACTTCAAGTCGGCTCTCAATCTGGCGCTGCCGAGTGAGGAACTGTGCACGCACACGTCGTTCGGGAGTCTCAAAACGAGCCTGAGGGCCTTGCGGACCGATTGCGATTTGAAGGCAGCCGGCGACGTTTATCTGATTCCGCCGACCGGGCTGTCGGTCATTTCCGATATTGACGACACGATCAAGTTCTCGAATGTGGCCAATAAGTCGGAATTGCTGGCCAATACATTTCTGCGTCCGTTCCGTGCCATCGAAGGGATGGCCGAAGTCTTTCAAAAGCTGGCGGCTCGCGACAGTAGCTTTCACTACATCTCGGCGACTCCCTGGCAGATGATCGCGACGGTTTCACGGTTTTTGGGAGAACACGGCTTCCCGGAAGGTTCTATTCATTTGCGGAAGTTTGACCTGAAAGACGTGACGTTTCTGAAGAAGATTTTTCCGTCTCACAAGAAGAAACGGAAGGTGATCGCGAACCTGATGGAGCGGTTTCCCGAGCGGAGATTTCTGCTGTTTGGCGATACCGGCGAGAAGGACCCGGAGATGTACGGCGACATTGCCCGCCGCTATCCCGATCAGGTGCTTGGCATCTGCGTTCGCAATGTGACGCCGGATCCGCCGGACTCACTGCGGTTTCGTCGAGCGTTCGCTGAGGTGCCGACTAAGAAATGGACGGTCTTTGAGGATGCTATGCGGCTGGAATCGATTGTACTGCCGGAGTTGCTGGGAAGAACGCTTCCCTGA
- a CDS encoding STAS domain-containing protein, which produces MATGRRIDVEEVGDVTIATFVDRKILDENNIQQIGSQLFALVEEDGRKRIILDFSNVEYLSSAALGKLITMDKKVKGAGGKLRLCAIRPDIYEVFAITKLNKLFDIKDTQEDALQGF; this is translated from the coding sequence ATGGCAACAGGCCGACGCATTGATGTCGAAGAAGTCGGTGATGTGACAATCGCAACCTTTGTTGATCGCAAGATTCTGGACGAGAACAATATTCAGCAGATCGGCAGTCAGCTGTTCGCGCTCGTCGAGGAAGATGGTCGGAAACGGATCATCCTCGACTTCTCGAATGTCGAGTATCTGTCCAGCGCAGCACTGGGGAAATTGATCACGATGGACAAGAAGGTGAAGGGAGCCGGCGGCAAGCTGCGGCTGTGCGCCATTCGTCCCGACATCTATGAAGTGTTCGCGATCACCAAGCTCAACAAGCTGTTTGATATCAAAGACACTCAGGAAGACGCCCTGCAGGGCTTTTAA
- a CDS encoding hydroxypyruvate isomerase family protein produces the protein MSQTPEQTSAEQGFLSNRRTLLQGAVAASAGLLVGRQAVGKEAASGKVAKNGRIKQSLVHWCYRPYWNVEEMCQLCVDLGVPSIELIDPEHWPTLKKHGLTCAIAGSHGFKAGPNDPKNWEACEEILTKRIKQAAEFGCPSVITFTGMSGDLTPEEGADNCVKFFKRIMPLAEKHKINVCLEHLNTRDDTHPMKGHPGYQGNHVEYCIDLCERVGSERMKLLFDIYHVQIMDGDVIRRIRQHKDYLGHIHTAGNPGRGELDNTQEINYPAVMQALLDVGYDGYVGQEYIPTRDALTGLQQAVALCDV, from the coding sequence ATGAGTCAGACACCGGAACAGACTTCCGCCGAACAGGGTTTCCTCAGCAATCGCCGCACGCTGCTGCAGGGAGCGGTTGCCGCTTCCGCCGGGTTGCTGGTCGGACGGCAGGCGGTCGGGAAAGAGGCGGCCTCGGGAAAGGTTGCGAAGAACGGACGAATCAAGCAGTCGCTGGTTCACTGGTGCTACAGGCCGTACTGGAATGTTGAAGAGATGTGCCAGTTGTGCGTCGATCTGGGCGTGCCGAGTATCGAGCTGATCGATCCGGAACACTGGCCGACGCTGAAAAAGCATGGCCTCACCTGTGCGATCGCCGGCAGCCACGGCTTCAAGGCCGGGCCGAACGATCCGAAGAACTGGGAGGCTTGCGAAGAGATTCTGACGAAGCGAATCAAACAGGCCGCCGAGTTCGGTTGTCCGAGCGTGATCACGTTCACCGGCATGAGCGGCGATCTGACCCCGGAAGAAGGGGCGGACAATTGTGTGAAGTTTTTCAAGCGAATCATGCCGCTCGCCGAAAAGCATAAGATCAATGTCTGCCTGGAACATCTGAATACTCGCGACGACACCCATCCGATGAAGGGGCATCCGGGGTATCAGGGCAATCACGTTGAGTACTGCATCGATCTGTGCGAACGGGTCGGCTCGGAGCGAATGAAACTGCTCTTCGATATCTATCACGTGCAGATCATGGATGGCGATGTGATCCGCCGCATCCGGCAGCACAAGGATTATCTGGGGCACATTCACACGGCTGGCAATCCGGGCCGGGGTGAACTCGACAACACGCAGGAGATTAACTATCCCGCCGTGATGCAGGCTCTGCTGGACGTCGGTTACGACGGCTACGTCGGTCAGGAATACATTCCGACACGCGACGCCCTGACTGGTCTGCAGCAGGCCGTTGCCCTGTGCGATGTTTAA
- a CDS encoding aminotransferase class IV: protein MSQLNPIAYLNERIIDAADLKLPVSDMGIVHGVSITEMLRTFRGRIFEWDAHWKRLENSAAVLGIPLPDQSRVAEAIKEIVDHNFQDLGEHGELGVILSATPGPNRTYVGAGAVIEPTFFAHTFELPGELWAPATLQGQHLAISSVPQVPDRCVPVAAKTRSRVSWYLADRDVQQRYPGSRAIVCDQFGFIRETTTANLFLVRDGELRTPAEETVLPGVTRAITIELAKELGLPFSVQEMTVDDLLQSQEIFTTSTPYCLLGVSRLNSAVAGLSCPGEFTQKLLEKWNERVGVDIHEQLRQQATSR from the coding sequence ATGTCCCAGCTCAACCCGATTGCTTATCTCAACGAACGAATCATCGACGCAGCCGATCTGAAGCTCCCCGTTTCGGACATGGGCATCGTCCACGGCGTCTCCATCACCGAGATGCTGCGGACCTTCCGCGGGCGAATCTTCGAATGGGACGCCCACTGGAAGCGGCTTGAAAACTCGGCGGCTGTGCTCGGCATTCCGCTGCCCGATCAGAGCCGGGTTGCCGAGGCAATAAAGGAAATCGTTGACCACAACTTTCAGGATTTGGGCGAACACGGCGAGCTCGGCGTGATTCTCTCAGCGACGCCGGGGCCGAACCGGACGTATGTCGGAGCAGGGGCGGTCATCGAGCCGACGTTCTTTGCTCACACGTTCGAACTGCCGGGAGAGCTCTGGGCTCCGGCGACGCTTCAGGGGCAGCATCTGGCGATTTCGAGTGTGCCGCAGGTGCCCGACCGCTGTGTACCGGTCGCGGCGAAGACCCGCAGCCGGGTCAGCTGGTATCTGGCCGACCGTGATGTGCAGCAGCGGTATCCGGGATCGCGGGCGATTGTCTGCGATCAGTTCGGCTTTATTCGCGAAACGACCACGGCCAATCTGTTTCTCGTCCGCGATGGGGAGCTGCGAACGCCCGCCGAAGAAACCGTTCTGCCCGGCGTGACGCGAGCGATCACGATCGAACTGGCGAAAGAACTCGGACTGCCGTTTTCGGTTCAGGAAATGACGGTCGATGATCTGCTGCAGTCACAGGAGATCTTTACAACCTCGACGCCGTACTGTCTGCTCGGCGTCTCCCGGCTGAACAGTGCCGTGGCCGGCCTGTCGTGCCCCGGCGAGTTCACGCAGAAACTGCTGGAGAAGTGGAATGAACGGGTTGGGGTCGACATTCACGAGCAACTCCGGCAGCAGGCGACGAGCCGATAG
- a CDS encoding FHA domain-containing protein has protein sequence MPARLQPLDSTRTVSVDKPILFVGRHPECDLVINTSRKVSRKHCCLAEINGKFLVRDLGSTNGVQINGKRVSGTKELNSGDELVVGDVVYTFFDASAPKQKAAAPPPSPPLSDDGVPFRDNTDSKTDSREIVHYDHELSSDIPVMIDEEDEAFEDYSDGPSYDDLLSGSDSRN, from the coding sequence ATGCCGGCGCGTCTGCAACCTTTAGATTCGACTCGCACTGTTTCCGTCGACAAACCGATTCTGTTTGTCGGCCGCCACCCGGAGTGCGATCTGGTCATCAACACCAGCCGCAAGGTGTCGAGAAAGCACTGCTGTCTGGCCGAAATCAACGGCAAGTTCCTGGTCCGCGACCTGGGCAGCACGAACGGCGTGCAGATTAACGGCAAGCGGGTTTCCGGAACGAAGGAACTCAACTCGGGTGACGAACTGGTCGTCGGCGATGTCGTCTACACCTTCTTCGACGCCTCGGCTCCCAAACAGAAAGCCGCCGCCCCACCGCCGAGTCCCCCTCTCTCCGACGACGGCGTCCCCTTCCGCGACAACACCGACTCCAAGACCGACTCGCGCGAGATCGTCCACTACGACCACGAACTCAGCAGCGACATCCCGGTCATGATCGACGAAGAGGACGAAGCCTTCGAAGACTACTCCGACGGCCCCAGCTACGACGACCTCCTGAGCGGAAGTGACTCGCGGAACTAA
- a CDS encoding ATP-binding protein, translating into MILAEKFDEFFSERIPSDTARGQEIQERIIALMEKYEFSERDVFSTRLALEEGIINAIKHGNRMDLDKTVLIEWGITHEVVKVVIEDQGEGFRMEDVPDPTADENLERPCGRGIMLMRAFMDVIEYNSKGNVLTIEKRRGSE; encoded by the coding sequence ATGATTTTGGCCGAGAAATTCGACGAATTCTTCAGCGAACGGATTCCGAGCGACACGGCTCGCGGGCAGGAAATCCAGGAGCGAATTATCGCTCTGATGGAGAAGTACGAATTCTCTGAACGCGACGTATTCAGTACACGCCTGGCGCTTGAAGAAGGCATTATCAACGCGATCAAACACGGCAATCGAATGGATCTGGACAAGACCGTTCTGATTGAGTGGGGGATCACGCACGAGGTAGTTAAGGTCGTGATCGAAGATCAGGGCGAAGGCTTCCGCATGGAAGACGTTCCAGATCCCACGGCCGATGAAAATCTTGAACGGCCTTGCGGGCGTGGCATCATGTTGATGCGGGCCTTCATGGATGTCATTGAGTACAATTCAAAGGGCAACGTGCTCACCATCGAGAAACGTCGGGGTAGCGAATAG